The genome window GGCGCTCGCGGTCGGGCCCGCCCGCGACGACAGCGTCGACCGCGTCACCGGCGACCTCTCGCTGTACTGAATGACTTCCGAACGCACGCTCCGCGAGGCGCACCCGACCGAGCGCGCGGTGGGGATGGACCACTACGTCAGCGGCGCCGACGGGATCGGCGGGCGGCTCCGCGAGTCGCCCGAGGACTTCCGCGTCCGCGAGCTGGAGGCGTTCGACGCGGCGCCGCTCGACGCCGACCCCGGGAGCTACCCCGACGTAGTCCTCCGGGCGACGCTCCGCGACTGGGACACCAACGACTTCGCGCGCCGGCTCTCGGACGCGCTCGGAATCAGCCGCGAGCGCGTCTCGTGGGCCGGGACGAAGGACAAGCGCGCCGTCACCACGCAGCTGTTCACGGTCCGCGGCATCGACGCCGACGACCTCCCCGAGATCCGCGGCGCCGAGATTGAGGCGCTCGGCCGGGCGGGTCGGAGCCTCTCGTTCGGCGACCTGGCGGGCAACGCCTTCGAGATCCGCGTCGCCGACGCGGTCGACGAGGCGCCCGAGCGCGTCGCCGAGGCGGTCGCCGACCTCCGGGCGTTCGCGGGCGGCGAGGGCGCTGACGACGGGGATAACAGCGGCGACGCGGACGCCCACGAGTTCTCGATCGAGGCGACCGTCGGCGTCCCGAACTACTTCGGCCAGCAGCGCTTCGGCAGCCGGCGGCCGGTGACGCACCTCGTGGGGCTCGCGATCGCCCGGCGCGACCCCCGTGAAGCGGTCCGGCTGTACGCCGGCAACCCGGCCGAGACGGAGCCGGACGACACCCGGGCCGCGCGCGACCGCGTCGACGCGGCGTTCGGCGTGAGCGGGGGGAGCGAGTCCGGCGACGCCGGCGACGGTCCCGCCGCCGACGGCACGGGCGACGGCGACTGGACCGCCTGTCTCGACGCGATCCCCGGCAAGCTCCGGTTCGAGCGCTCGATGGTCCACCGGCTCGCCGACCGCGGCGTCCCCCCCGACGCGCCGCCCGACGACGAGGACTGGTGGCACGCGCTGGAGGCGGTGCCCTCGAACCTCCAGCGGCTGTTCGTCAACGCCGCGCAGTCGTCCCTCTTCAACCGGATCGCGAGCGAGCGACTGCGCCGCGGGCTCCCGTTCGACCGCCCCGTCGCCGGCGACGTGGTCTGTTTCGCCGACGGCGACGCGCCCGAGGCGCTGTACGCGCCGGACACCGACCGGCTCCAGCGGGTCGACGAGGACCGGGTCTCCCTCGTCGCCCGCCACTGCGAGCGCGGGCGGGCGTTCGTCACCGCGCCGCTCGTCGGCACCGAGACGGAGCTCGGCGACGGCGAGCCGGGGGAGATCGAGCGGGAGATCCTCGCCGACGCCGGGATCGAGCCGGGCGACTTCGCGCTCCCCGGCGAGTTCGACTCCAAGGGGACCCGGCGGGCGATCCTCCTGCGCACGGACCTCGACGTGACGTTCGCGGACGGCGACCCGCGCTTCGCGTTCGCGCTCCCGAGCGGCTCGTACGCGACCGTGCTGCTCCGCGAGTTCACGAAGCGCGGCCCGCTCGACCTCTGATCGATCCACGATTGTGTACTACTAAGTGAGTTCAGCGGTCGAAACCACCACATTACTGTGTTCCGTTCCGAGCCGTTTTTGTGCGACAGCCCGCAACCGAAGGCATGACCCGGATCGTCGTCATCGACCTCCACGGCCAGTTCACCCACCTCGAACGGCGGGCGCTCCGCGACCTCGGCGTCGACACCGAAATCGTCTCCGCGGACACGCCGACCGACGAGGTCGACGCGGACGGAGTCGTCCTCTCGGGCGGCCCGGACATGGACCGCGTCGGCAACGCCCCGGACTACCTCGAACTGGACGTCCCCGTCCTCGGGATCTGTCTGGGAATGCAGCTGATCGCCGCGGAGCTCGACGGGTCGGTCGGCGCGGGCGATTACGGCGGCTACGCCGACGTCGACGTCGAGATCACCGACGACGAGGACCCGCTCGTCGGGTCGCTCGCGCCCGAGACGCGCGTCTGGGCCTCGCACGCCGACGAGGTGACCGAGCTGCCCGACGGGTTCGCCCGCACCGCCACCTCCGACGTCTGCGGCATCGAGGCGATGGCCGACCCGGACGCGGGGCTGTACGGCGTCCAGTGGCACCCCGAGGTCGCCCACACGGAGCGCGGTGAGGAGGTCTTCGAGAACTTCGTCGCGATCTGCGAGTCGGCGTAGGAACGTCGGCAGGCAGCCGAGAACTATTCGCTGATGTGCGCCGTCAAAACCGGGAGTTCGCTATATCGGACGACCCGCTCGGCGACCGACCCCGCCGTGACGAAGCGCCCGATCCCGGTGCGGCCGTGGGTCCCCATCGCGATCAGGTCGGCCCCGTAGTCGGCCGCGGCGTCGAGGATCTCCTCGTGCGGGCGACCGCGACGGAGGTGGAGTTCGGCTTCGACGCCCCGCTCCGCGGCCGCCTCCGCGACCGCGTCAAGCGCGCGCTCGCCGCGCTCCTCCTCGCGTTCGACGACCATATCCCACTCGTCGGCGCCGGCGACGCCCTCGTCGACGACGAACAGCCCGTGGATCCGGGCGCCCGTCAGCGCGGCGAGCCCGCAGGCCTGCTCGATCGCGGCGGCGCTCCCGGCGCTCCCGTCGGTCGGACATAAGATTGCGTCGTACATCGGTGTCGGTCTCGCGCCCCCGTCTCAGAGCCGGTACCGCCGGACCGTCGCCTCGCCACAGCCCGGGCACTCGTGGCGGTACTCGACGGTCGCGCCCGTCGTCGCGGCCGTCCACTCGCTCTCCTCGTCGACGAACCCGCACTCCTCGCAGACGTGCGGTCGGCCGTCGAAGCGCGCCCGGAGCCGGTCGAACGCCGTGGTACCGCCGGTACGAGATGACATGTGGTAACGGTACTCAATAGCATTATTAATAGTTTACTACGAGGGGTAGCAGCCGCGCCCAGCGGCAGGAGTAGCTCCTCGCGTCCGACATCGACTCCGGAAAACGGGTGTGCCGCCCACCTGACGGACGGACGGACGTGCCGCCTGACAGTCAGGCGCGCCGCCTACTCCGCGAACAGCTCGTCGACGGCCTCACCCGCGGTCTCGACGGCCTCCTGCGCGACCGCCTCGCGGTCGGGCTCCGCGTCCTCGGGCGCGTTGAGGTAGACGTCCACGTCGAGGACGCCCTCCTCGAACGTGACGGTGACGTCCAGATCCGTGACCGTCGACTGGTCGTAGTGTTTGAACACGATCCCCTCGGCCGCCTCGGCGGCGGTGCGAACGACTTCGTCGTCGCTCGGCTCCGAGTCGGCGTCGGCGTCGTCGGGCACGGCCTTACGCGCCGCCGGCGCCCGGACCGCCCGGTCCCATCGGGCCGCCGCCGCCGCCCGCGCCGCCCTGGAGCATCTGCTGGAGCTCGCTCTGGAGGTCGTCGAACTGCTCTTCGACGCGCTCCTCCTGCTTCTCGAGCTGC of Halorubrum trapanicum contains these proteins:
- a CDS encoding universal stress protein; its protein translation is MYDAILCPTDGSAGSAAAIEQACGLAALTGARIHGLFVVDEGVAGADEWDMVVEREEERGERALDAVAEAAAERGVEAELHLRRGRPHEEILDAAADYGADLIAMGTHGRTGIGRFVTAGSVAERVVRYSELPVLTAHISE
- the truD gene encoding tRNA pseudouridine(13) synthase TruD — translated: MTSERTLREAHPTERAVGMDHYVSGADGIGGRLRESPEDFRVRELEAFDAAPLDADPGSYPDVVLRATLRDWDTNDFARRLSDALGISRERVSWAGTKDKRAVTTQLFTVRGIDADDLPEIRGAEIEALGRAGRSLSFGDLAGNAFEIRVADAVDEAPERVAEAVADLRAFAGGEGADDGDNSGDADAHEFSIEATVGVPNYFGQQRFGSRRPVTHLVGLAIARRDPREAVRLYAGNPAETEPDDTRAARDRVDAAFGVSGGSESGDAGDGPAADGTGDGDWTACLDAIPGKLRFERSMVHRLADRGVPPDAPPDDEDWWHALEAVPSNLQRLFVNAAQSSLFNRIASERLRRGLPFDRPVAGDVVCFADGDAPEALYAPDTDRLQRVDEDRVSLVARHCERGRAFVTAPLVGTETELGDGEPGEIEREILADAGIEPGDFALPGEFDSKGTRRAILLRTDLDVTFADGDPRFAFALPSGSYATVLLREFTKRGPLDL
- a CDS encoding GMP synthase subunit A, coding for MTRIVVIDLHGQFTHLERRALRDLGVDTEIVSADTPTDEVDADGVVLSGGPDMDRVGNAPDYLELDVPVLGICLGMQLIAAELDGSVGAGDYGGYADVDVEITDDEDPLVGSLAPETRVWASHADEVTELPDGFARTATSDVCGIEAMADPDAGLYGVQWHPEVAHTERGEEVFENFVAICESA
- a CDS encoding HVO_0649 family zinc finger protein, whose amino-acid sequence is MSSRTGGTTAFDRLRARFDGRPHVCEECGFVDEESEWTAATTGATVEYRHECPGCGEATVRRYRL
- a CDS encoding DUF3194 domain-containing protein, whose amino-acid sequence is MPDDADADSEPSDDEVVRTAAEAAEGIVFKHYDQSTVTDLDVTVTFEEGVLDVDVYLNAPEDAEPDREAVAQEAVETAGEAVDELFAE